Proteins from a genomic interval of Limisphaera ngatamarikiensis:
- a CDS encoding prepilin peptidase, with protein MSLDAPLHPEYWPGPETPLWSVVAFVLGTAVGSFLNVCIYRMPRGLSLVSPPSHCPNCRYRIPWYLNIPLVTWLMLRGRCRNCRAPIPARYFWVELLTGLWFLAVWSVHGPTAPAVAVAYALFGAALIVASFIDYEHYIIPDEITLGGVAAGALASFLFPALHAQTSVGAGLRDALLGAGTGAALMYGVLRMGKWLFGRQRVSLQGLTRIVFSETALHLPDRQIPYEEIFYRTSDTIRFRARRLELVDRCYRDVEVRLTPERLQIGNESLDPATVVHMEAWTDQLILPREAMGLGDVKFMAAIGAFLGWPAVLFALMVSSMIGSVVGLTAIALGRRQWSSRMPYGPYLALAAGLWMLGGREWVNRWLGA; from the coding sequence ATGTCGCTTGACGCCCCATTGCACCCCGAATACTGGCCCGGACCGGAAACGCCCCTGTGGTCGGTGGTGGCGTTCGTTCTGGGCACCGCCGTGGGCAGCTTCCTCAACGTCTGCATCTACCGCATGCCGCGCGGCCTGAGCCTGGTCTCGCCCCCGTCCCACTGCCCGAACTGCCGGTACCGCATCCCGTGGTACCTGAACATCCCGCTCGTCACCTGGCTGATGCTGCGCGGCCGATGCCGGAACTGCCGCGCCCCGATCCCCGCCCGCTATTTCTGGGTCGAACTGCTCACCGGCCTCTGGTTCCTGGCCGTCTGGTCCGTCCACGGTCCGACTGCCCCCGCCGTGGCCGTGGCGTACGCCCTCTTCGGCGCCGCGTTGATCGTCGCCTCCTTCATTGACTACGAGCACTACATCATCCCGGACGAAATCACCCTGGGCGGCGTGGCCGCAGGTGCCCTGGCTTCGTTCCTGTTCCCGGCCCTGCACGCCCAAACCTCCGTGGGCGCCGGCCTGCGCGACGCCCTGCTCGGGGCGGGTACGGGCGCCGCCCTGATGTATGGCGTGCTCCGCATGGGCAAATGGCTCTTCGGCCGCCAGCGCGTCTCCCTCCAGGGACTCACCCGGATCGTCTTCTCCGAAACCGCACTCCACCTGCCGGACCGGCAAATCCCCTACGAGGAAATCTTCTACCGCACCAGCGATACCATCCGGTTCCGCGCCCGGCGACTCGAACTGGTGGACCGGTGCTACCGCGACGTGGAGGTGCGCCTGACACCGGAACGCCTCCAGATCGGCAATGAATCGCTGGACCCCGCCACCGTCGTGCACATGGAAGCCTGGACGGACCAGTTGATCCTCCCCCGCGAGGCCATGGGACTGGGCGACGTAAAATTCATGGCGGCCATCGGCGCGTTCCTGGGCTGGCCCGCCGTGCTGTTCGCTCTGATGGTCAGCTCCATGATCGGGTCCGTTGTGGGCCTGACCGCCATCGCCCTCGGACGACGCCAGTGGTCAAGTCGCATGCCCTACGGACCCTACCTGGCGCTGGCTGCAGGACTGTGGATGCTGGGCGGCCGGGAATGGGTCAACCGCTGGCTCGGCGCCTGA
- a CDS encoding shikimate dehydrogenase, which yields MSDAFARPIDASTRYCAVFGFPVRHSASPAMHNAALAALGLNWRYLAFPVPPDQLREALAGAAAMRFVGVNLTVPHKRLALDMMDQLDESARAWGAVNTVRFEGQRADGTWQPIGQWTEPEEPARVRMHGFNTDADALLQALAEDLQWQPRGRSVLLLGAGGAGRVAALKLAASGVARLYLVNRTLDKARAVAEEIRTRYPECQVTLDYPHEPVDLLLNATSLGLRPQDPLPLDTARFPLRLAAAVYDMIYRPAETPLLQAARAAGQPAANGLSMLLYQGTRALEIWTGQPAPVAVMRRALMEHLHVA from the coding sequence GTGTCAGACGCCTTTGCACGACCGATCGATGCCTCGACACGGTACTGCGCCGTGTTCGGATTTCCCGTGCGCCATTCGGCTTCGCCCGCCATGCACAACGCCGCACTGGCCGCGTTGGGACTCAACTGGCGCTACCTGGCCTTCCCGGTTCCACCCGACCAACTCCGCGAGGCACTGGCCGGCGCCGCCGCCATGCGGTTCGTGGGCGTCAACCTCACCGTGCCCCACAAACGCCTCGCCCTGGACATGATGGACCAACTGGATGAATCGGCCCGCGCATGGGGCGCGGTCAACACCGTGCGGTTCGAAGGCCAGCGCGCCGACGGCACCTGGCAGCCCATCGGGCAATGGACCGAACCCGAGGAGCCCGCCCGGGTCCGCATGCACGGATTCAACACCGACGCCGACGCCCTGCTCCAGGCCCTGGCCGAAGACCTCCAATGGCAGCCCCGCGGCCGGTCCGTCCTCCTGCTGGGCGCCGGCGGCGCCGGACGCGTCGCCGCCCTCAAACTGGCCGCATCCGGCGTGGCCCGCCTCTACCTCGTCAACCGCACCCTCGACAAAGCCCGTGCCGTGGCCGAGGAAATCCGCACACGCTACCCCGAATGCCAGGTGACACTCGACTACCCCCATGAGCCGGTGGACCTGCTCCTCAACGCCACGTCCCTCGGCCTGCGGCCGCAAGACCCGCTGCCACTCGACACCGCCCGGTTCCCCCTCCGACTCGCCGCCGCCGTCTATGACATGATCTACCGCCCCGCCGAAACACCCCTGCTCCAAGCCGCCCGCGCCGCGGGCCAACCCGCCGCCAACGGCCTGAGCATGTTGCTCTACCAGGGTACACGCGCCCTCGAGATCTGGACCGGTCAACCCGCACCCGTGGCCGTCATGCGCCGCGCCCTCATGGAACATCTCCATGTCGCTTGA
- a CDS encoding Druantia anti-phage system protein DruA, translating into MPSSHRCSSNWSCPHDPGRTPRWKAELCIHHHLHYATLVGEHLCSVAESQGRWLALPGRSVPVRHLRLRGARIGWSNQRRAVCRDWLARDVRFCILADAHLLPDLTRRSPVLCTARFSADCLVRWGHPIVAVEGFADGARFGGTVCKAVGWRWPELRLQVGKWRVGVVSGVAVVGLWSRISPALFWGRPLA; encoded by the coding sequence ATGCCTTCGAGCCACAGGTGCTCCAGCAACTGGTCGTGCCCCCATGACCCGGGCCGAACGCCCCGCTGGAAGGCCGAACTCTGTATCCATCACCACCTCCACTACGCCACCCTTGTCGGCGAGCATCTTTGCTCCGTAGCCGAATCTCAGGGCCGTTGGTTGGCGTTGCCGGGTCGGAGTGTCCCTGTCCGGCATCTGCGCCTGCGCGGCGCCCGGATCGGCTGGTCCAACCAGCGACGGGCCGTTTGCCGCGATTGGCTGGCCCGGGACGTCCGCTTCTGCATCCTGGCTGATGCGCACCTACTGCCCGATCTGACCCGCCGCTCCCCGGTCCTCTGCACCGCCCGGTTTTCGGCCGACTGTCTGGTCCGGTGGGGCCACCCGATTGTGGCAGTGGAGGGTTTCGCCGATGGCGCGCGGTTCGGCGGCACCGTCTGCAAGGCTGTTGGCTGGCGGTGGCCGGAGCTCCGCCTGCAGGTGGGCAAGTGGCGGGTCGGCGTGGTCAGTGGCGTGGCCGTGGTGGGGCTGTGGAGCCGGATCAGCCCGGCGTTGTTTTGGGGCCGACCTTTAGCGTGA